A region from the Bubalus kerabau isolate K-KA32 ecotype Philippines breed swamp buffalo chromosome 12, PCC_UOA_SB_1v2, whole genome shotgun sequence genome encodes:
- the ING1 gene encoding inhibitor of growth protein 1 isoform X2, whose protein sequence is MFTLVLEILKELDEHYERFKREADGAQKRRALHCIQRALIRSQELGDEKIQLVSQMVELVENRARQVDSHVELLEAHQEAADATGHSKAGQDKSKNEAITQAEKPNNKRSRRQRNNENRENAANNHDHDDVTSGTPKEKKAKASKKKKRSKAKAEREASPADLPIDPNEPTYCLCNQVSYGEMIGCDNDECPIEWFHFSCVGLSHKPKGKWYCPKCRGESEKTMDKALEKSKRERAYNR, encoded by the coding sequence AGATCCTGAAGGAACTGGATGAGCACTACGAGAGGTTCAAGCGGGAGGCGGACGGCGCCCAGAAGCGGAGAGCACTGCACTGCATCCAGCGGGCGCTGATCCGCAGCCAGGAGCTGGGCGACGAGAAGATCCAGCTTGTGAGTCAGATGGTGGAGCTAGTGGAGAACCGGGCCCGGCAGGTGGACAGCCACGTGGAGCTGCTGGAGGCCCACCAGGAGGCCGCTGACGCCACAGGCCACAGCAAAGCCGGCCAGGACAAGTCCAAAAACGAGGCGATCACCCAGGCGGAGAAGCCCAACAACAAGAGGTCCCGGAGGCAGCGCAACAACGAGAACCGGGAGAACGCCGCGAATAATCACGACCACGATGACGTCACCTCGGGGACGCCCAAGGAGAAGAAGGCCAAGGCCTCCAAGAAGAAGAAGCGCTCCAAGGCCAAAGCGGAGAGGGAGGCGTCCCCCGCGGACCTGCCCATCGACCCGAACGAGCCCACGTACTGTCTGTGCAACCAGGTCTCCTACGGGGAGATGATTGGCTGCGACAACGACGAGTGCCCCATCGAGTGGTTCCACTTCTCCTGCGTGGGGCTGAGCCACAAGCCCAAGGGCAAGTGGTACTGCCCCAAGTGCCGGGGCGAGAGCGAGAAGACCATGGACAAGGCCCTGGAGAAGTCCAAACGCGAGCGGGCCTACAACAGGTAG